A stretch of DNA from Fusobacterium perfoetens:
GAAAAAACACTGAACTTGAGAAGCCTGGATGGCGGAACAGGTAGACGCACGGGACTTAAAATCCCGTGGTACTTAGTACCGTGCCGGTTCGATTCCGGCTCTAGGCACCATTTCGCGGGGTAGAGCAGCTGGCAGCTCGTCGGGCTCATAACCCGAAGGTCATAGGTTCAAATCCTATCCCCGCCACCAAAAATTTAATAGTAAAGTAGTGGTTCAATAACACATATGCGGGAATAGCTCAGTTGGTAGAGCGTCAGCCTTCCAAGCTGAATGTCGCGAGTTCGACCCTCGTTTCCCGCTCCATATATGCGTCATTAGCTCAGTAGGTAGAGCACACGACTTTTAATCGTGTTGTCACTGGTTCAAATCCAGTATGACGCACCATTTATGTGTCTGTAGCTCAGCTGGATAGAGCAACGCCCTTCTAAGGCGTGGGTCAGGAGTTCGAATCTCTTCAGACACGCCATTATAAAAAACATATGGATCTATAGCTCAGCTGGTTAGAGCACTCGGCTCATAACCGAGTGGTCATTGGTTCGATTCCAATTAGATCCACCACTCAATTGCCCCGTTCGTTCAACGGTTAGGACATCAGATTTTCACTCTGGAAACAGGGGTTCGATTCCCCTACGGGGTACCATTACTTTATGAATAATGCACGGAGAGCTATCCTAATTGGTAAGGAATCGGTCTTGAAAACCGACGCCGTAAGGCTTTAGAGTTCGAGTCTCTAGTTCTCCGCCATTTTTTTAAATAAAAACTGCTCAGATAGCTCAGTCGGTAGAGCAGGGGACTGAAAATCCCCGTGTCGGTGGTTCGATTCCGCCTCTGAGCACCACTTAATTAAATATATATGGTCGCATAGCTCAGTTGGGAGAGCACCTGCCTTACAAGCAGGGGGTCATAGGTTCAAGTCCTATTGTGACCACCATAATGGGGGTGTAGCTCAGTTGGTTAGAGCGCCTGCCTGTCACGTAGGAGGTCGCGAGTTCGAATCTCGTCACTCCCGCCATTATAAAAATATCAGGACACAAAACTGTGTCTTTTTTTATTTATTCCTTTTTCCAAATCATAAAAAACTCTTTTTCACCAGTATTAGGATCAACAGTTTCTTTTTTTATTTTAAAGTTTTCTCTCTTATAAAAATTAACAGCTTTTATATTTTTAATATAGACATTTAAATTAAGTTCCGTTTTAAAAGTTTTTACAAAATTAAGGAGTTTTTTTCCTATTCCTTTAGATTGTTCATCAGATTTTATAAATATTCCTGCTATATAATCATTATCCAATCCTATAAATCCAACAATCTTTTCATTCTTTTCATAAATATATACTTCAGCAAGAGGAAGAAGATTTTTTACAGTAGTTTCATTGCTTTTCCAATATTCTGGTGAAATGAAAAAATGAGTTTTAATATTTTCATTCAGCCATATTTTAATAACTTCATCTAAGTCGGCATTGTTTAATTTTCTAATCATATTGTATCCTTTCGTAAATTTTAAGATATTTTTATTTTATCATATTTAAAAAATGTATAAAATAAGTTTAAAAAAACTTTTTTAGAACAAAAATAAAAAAAATAATAAAATATATAATTAAATTTTCAATTTGAAAAAATATATAATTTATAATTTTCAAAATGAAAATTATTTTCAAAATGAAAATTAAAATAAAAAATAAAAAAATGTAAATGATATATTAAAACAGAAGTTATGGTAAAAAAATATTTTTTTATTATGGCATAAAAATTGCTTATTATATAAGTGAATTATAAAATGAAAAATTTAGGAGGAAAAGATGATTGATAAAATTTTAAGTATATTAAATGAAGAAATAATACCTGCAGAAGGATGTACAGAACCTATAGCTATTGCTTATGCAGCAAGTAAACTTACAAGTGTATTAGAAAATGTTCCTGAAAAAATAGATATTTATCTTTCAGGAAATATGATAAAAAATGTTAAGAGTGTTAAAATACCTAATTCTGAAGGAATGGTAGGGATTGAAGCCTCTGTTGCAATGGGAGCTATCTTAGGAAACTGTGAAAGAGAATTAATGGTTATATCTCATGTTGACACAGCTCGTCTTCCAGAAGTAAGAGAATATGTAAATTCAGGAAAAATAAATGTATATTTAAATAAAGGAGATGTAAAATTATACATAAGAATAGAAGGAACTTGTGGAAATGATACTGCAATGGTAGAAATTCAAAATTACCATACAAATATCACAAAAATTATGAAAAATGGACAAGAAGTAAAAGGATGTTCTTGTGATGATAAATGTGGTGGAGATGTAATGACTGACAGAAGTTTCCTTTCTGTAAAATTAATTTATGAACTTGCAAAAACTATAGATCTTTCTCTTATAGAACCAATATTCCAAAAAGTTATAGACT
This window harbors:
- a CDS encoding GNAT family N-acetyltransferase, translated to MIRKLNNADLDEVIKIWLNENIKTHFFISPEYWKSNETTVKNLLPLAEVYIYEKNEKIVGFIGLDNDYIAGIFIKSDEQSKGIGKKLLNFVKTFKTELNLNVYIKNIKAVNFYKRENFKIKKETVDPNTGEKEFFMIWKKE